The Amblyomma americanum isolate KBUSLIRL-KWMA chromosome 3, ASM5285725v1, whole genome shotgun sequence genome window below encodes:
- the LOC144123698 gene encoding uncharacterized protein LOC144123698 produces the protein MEKTEKGKINFSKVERDLLLDLVDKHKAVLENKRTDAVSVARKRKEWELIETQFNSSHNVSPRTWLQLKKCWENWKNKWRKAKADDNREIFKTGGGSAAPSQLTEDLQRVGSVASHMGVRLANPFDSDRHQADPGGESQPTPSVAALLSRTQDGSIPGASGDAEDPLWSWHYEEGSPQQDEQMEEEPVAMAASLTSATTATAAPSVLPAASTARAAGTSRMSSQRQSPAVPPAPSGFFVPATPAAAAPSPSVLPAASAESAAGTSRTAGMHRQSLVEQELAARLNNISAERAQKCKEHRLRMRLLRADHRDKLAKRAAVHQLEMENLKLKNDLKRSKKILLELQIKAVKGEL, from the exons ATGGAGAAAACGGAGAAGGGCAAAATTAACTTCTCCAAAGTAGAGCGAGATCTTCTCCTCGACCTCGTCGACAAGCACAAGGCCGTACTAGAgaacaagagaactgatgcagtgtcagttgcacggaaaaggaaagagtgggagcttatagaaacccagttcaactccagtcacaacgtgagcccacggacatggctccagctgaagaaatgctgggagaactggaaaaataagtggcgaaaggcgaaagcggacgacaaccgggagatatttaagaccg gcggcggctcagcggcccccagccagctcactgaagacctgcaaagagttgGCAGTGTCGCATCCCACATGGGGGTTCGCTTGGCGAACCCCTTCGACAGTGATCGCCACCAAGCAGACCCAGGCGGCGAGTCCCAACCCACACCATCGGTGGCCGCCCTGCTTTCGCGCACTCAAGATGGTTCTATTCCAGGAGCCAGTG gtgatgcagaggacccgctgtggtcctggcactatgaagagggtagcccgcagcaagatgagcaaatggaagaggagccagtggccatggcagcctccttaacatcagccacaacggcaaccgcagcaccctcggtgcttcctgctgcctctacagcaagggcagcaggtaccagccgcatgagctcacagaggcagtcgcctgctgtgccacctgcgccaagcggtttttttgttccggcaacaccggcagccgcagcaccctcaccctcagtgcttcctgctgcctctgcagaaagcgcagcaggtaccagccgcactgCGGGCATGCATAGGCAGTCGCTGGTCGAGCAAGAGCTAGCAGCTCGCCTTAACAATATTTCTGCCGAGAGGGCACAAAAGTGTAAAGAGCACCGGCTGCGGATGAGACTCTTACGAGCAGACCACCGCGACAAGCTCGCAAAGCGAGCGGCAGTCCATCAGCTCGAGATGGAAAATCTTAAGCTTAAGAATGACTTGAAACGGTCGAAAAAGATCCTTTTGGAGCTGCAGATAAAAGCAGTAAAGGGGGAACTGTGA